Proteins encoded in a region of the Ranitomeya imitator isolate aRanImi1 chromosome 9, aRanImi1.pri, whole genome shotgun sequence genome:
- the E2F4 gene encoding transcription factor E2F4 — protein sequence MKGRSFLMVLSRVYRQAADTLAVRQKRRIYDITNVLEGIGLIEKKSKNSIQWKGVGPGCNTREIADKLIDLKAELADLEQREQELDQQRIWVQQSIKNVTDDVQNTGLTYLTHDDICRCFRGDTLLAIKAPSGTCLEVPVPEGVNGQKKFQIHLRSSSGPIEVLLVNKDSSSSTPVVVPVPPPEDLVLSPPAVPATPEPLPPTPQKETESRTPTAAEPPALSPELDPEDKGRSRLVDSGLLQSSASLGNSPELPNASTSFQPVKSEQSNVLDLPTDISELFDPTRECITSDLLEELMSSEVFAPLLRLSPPPGDHDYIYNLDESEGVCDLFDVPINL from the exons ATGAAGGGCCGCAGCTTTTTGATGGTCCTCTCCCGTGTTTATCGCCAGGCTGCAGATACGCTCGCTGTCAGACAGAAACGCCGAATATATGACATCACCAATGTTTTGGAAGGAATCGGGCTGATCGAGAAGAAGTCTAAGAACAGCATTCAGTGGAA AGGGGTGGGTCCTGGATGTAACACTCGGGAGATCGCCGATAAGCTGATTGACCTGAAGGCGGAGCTGGCAGACCTGGAGCAGCGCGAGCAGGAACTCGACCAGCAGCGCATTTGGGTGCAGCAGAGCATCAAAAATGTGACGGACGATGTGCAGAACACTGG GCTGACATATCTGACCCATGATGACATCTGCCGCTGCTTCCGAG GCGATACTTTGCTGGCTATCAAGGCTCCATCGGGCACTTGCCTGGAAGTCCCAGTCCCTGAG GGGGTGAATGGACAGAAGAAGTTTCAGATTCATTTGAGGAGTTCCAGTGGGCCTATTGAGGTTCTTCTAGTTAATAAAGACTCTTCCAGCTCCACACCAGTCGTTGTTCCTGTTCCTCCACCAGAAGATCTTGTCCTGTCGCCTCCAGCCGTGCCTGCCACTCCTGAGCCTTTACCACCCACTCCACAGAAAGAGACAGAAAGCAGAACCCCGACGGCAGCGGAGCCCCCTGCAT tgtctccagagcTGGATCCAGAAGATAAAGGACGGAGTCGTCTTGTGGACTCTGGCTTGCTCCAGTCTTCAGCTTCCTTAGGCAACAGTCCTGAATTGCCAAACGCTTCTACCTCATTCCAGCCAGTCAAATCTGAGCAATCAAATG TGCTGGACTTGCCCACAGATATCTCAGAGTTATTTGATCCCACAAGAG AATGCATCACATCGGACCTTCTAGAAGAGCTGATGTCATCAGAAG TGTTTGCCCCTCTGCTCAGACTGTCGCCTCCACCTGGTGACCATGACTATATCTACAATTTGGACGAAAGCGAAGGAGTCTGTGATCTGTTTGATGTTCCCATCAATCTTTGA